In one window of Methanomicrobiales archaeon DNA:
- a CDS encoding radical SAM protein translates to MPHDMTAEEKAELISIGSADIDASLLGEELKTAATAGPGAGGESFFVRSGARRVRLSINPNSPIKVIRDGDGVAVVRGGRLITRGILEQPLCHCPRQAYITLSERCIYNCRFCPVPKIQGPLKDIPTVLRMVEAAAATGELEAIALTSGVADSPYLEAERAVEVVKALAREYDLPIGVSIYPTWRSSEDLFAAGATEIKYNVETMDHALFSRICPGLDHRFILESLAKAVPIFGRGRVASNFIIGLGEDDACVREGVTVLAEMGVIPILRPITASPLRAGEIAVDRPCPERMLRLSRMAKEALERHGLRADRAETMCLPCTGCDITPHRDV, encoded by the coding sequence CGATGCTTCGCTCCTCGGAGAGGAGTTGAAGACGGCGGCGACCGCCGGGCCGGGTGCCGGGGGCGAGTCCTTCTTCGTCCGATCCGGAGCCCGGAGAGTCCGCCTGTCCATCAACCCGAACTCGCCGATCAAGGTGATCCGGGATGGAGACGGCGTTGCCGTGGTCCGGGGCGGGCGCCTCATCACGCGGGGCATCCTGGAGCAGCCGCTCTGCCACTGCCCGAGGCAGGCGTATATCACCCTCTCCGAACGCTGCATCTATAACTGCCGCTTCTGCCCGGTCCCGAAGATCCAGGGACCGCTGAAAGACATTCCGACAGTTCTGCGGATGGTGGAAGCTGCCGCCGCCACGGGGGAACTCGAGGCGATCGCCCTGACGAGCGGTGTCGCGGACTCCCCCTACCTCGAGGCGGAGCGAGCGGTGGAGGTGGTGAAAGCGCTCGCGCGGGAGTACGACCTCCCCATCGGGGTCTCGATCTACCCCACCTGGAGGTCCAGTGAGGACCTCTTCGCCGCAGGAGCCACCGAGATCAAGTACAACGTCGAGACCATGGATCACGCGCTCTTCTCCCGTATCTGCCCGGGGCTGGACCACCGCTTTATCCTGGAATCTCTTGCGAAGGCGGTGCCCATCTTCGGAAGGGGCCGTGTCGCCTCGAACTTCATCATCGGTCTCGGCGAGGACGACGCCTGCGTCCGGGAGGGCGTGACGGTTCTTGCCGAAATGGGTGTGATACCGATCCTGCGCCCGATCACGGCATCGCCCCTCCGGGCCGGCGAGATCGCCGTGGACCGCCCGTGCCCGGAGCGGATGTTGCGGCTCTCGCGGATGGCGAAAGAGGCCCTTGAGCGCCATGGCCTGCGGGCGGATCGCGCAGAGACCATGTGTCTCCCCTGCACCGGGTGCGATATCACGCCGCACCGCGATGTATGA
- the fdhD gene encoding formate dehydrogenase accessory sulfurtransferase FdhD gives MQREFPIIRVNDGQFTAGIHTVVEETPLTVNVNGRTAVTAMVSPNEIEEFVVGFLYTERIIEGIDDIESMKVEKNIVNVLTKNLFKAIGAKKIVLSGCGGISSPFDLQRLPRITSAFAVSAASIAEGMKQLLTEDSGIHKMTGGVHAVGLSRGDGLIIRSQDIGRHNAFDKVIGRALREGIDLSRSFALTSGRISSEMVRKCLVAGIPIIASRGATTSLAIETAERTGLCVIGFVRAGKMNIYTHPEHIEGALAHQ, from the coding sequence ATGCAGCGTGAGTTCCCGATCATAAGGGTGAACGACGGCCAATTCACCGCTGGCATTCACACCGTCGTCGAGGAGACGCCGTTGACGGTGAACGTCAACGGGCGGACTGCCGTGACCGCCATGGTGAGCCCGAACGAGATCGAGGAGTTCGTTGTGGGATTCCTCTACACAGAGCGGATCATCGAGGGGATAGATGACATCGAATCCATGAAAGTGGAGAAGAACATCGTGAACGTGCTCACGAAGAACCTGTTCAAGGCGATCGGCGCGAAGAAGATCGTCCTATCGGGGTGCGGTGGGATCTCCTCGCCCTTTGATCTCCAGAGACTCCCGAGAATAACGTCCGCATTTGCAGTATCCGCTGCCTCTATAGCGGAGGGGATGAAGCAGCTCCTGACTGAAGATTCCGGGATCCACAAGATGACAGGAGGGGTCCATGCTGTGGGTTTGTCGCGAGGGGACGGCCTGATCATCAGATCGCAGGACATCGGGCGGCACAATGCCTTCGACAAAGTGATCGGCCGTGCCCTGCGGGAGGGCATCGATCTCTCCCGCAGCTTCGCCCTCACCTCGGGGAGGATCTCTTCCGAGATGGTGCGCAAATGCCTGGTGGCAGGCATCCCGATCATCGCATCCCGGGGGGCGACGACCAGCCTCGCGATCGAGACGGCGGAGAGAACAGGGCTCTGCGTGATCGGGTTCGTCCGGGCGGGGAAGATGAACATCTACACGCACCCGGAACATATCGAGGGTGCATTAGCGCACCAATAA